The following are encoded together in the Patagioenas fasciata isolate bPatFas1 chromosome 7, bPatFas1.hap1, whole genome shotgun sequence genome:
- the HYCC2 gene encoding hyccin 2 isoform X1 — protein MLGSERGVVEEWLSEFKALPETQISSYAATLHRKKTLVPALYKVIQDPNNELLEPVCHQLFELYRSSEVRLKRFTLQFLPELIWVYLRLTASRDRQSNGCIEALLLGIYNLEIADKDGNNKVLSFTIPSLSKPSIYHEPSTIGSMALTEGALCQHDLIRVVYSDLHPQRETFTAQNRFEVLSFLMLCYNSAIVYMPASSYQALCRMGSRLCVSGFPRQHEKRWKEPCGRVVLDPDFMVQLLTGVYYAIYNGQWDLGQEVLEDIIYRAQLELYSQPLLVANAMKNSLPYDAPDVSQEGQKVLRVEVTPTVPRISRTAITTASIRRHRWRREDGFDFSNEADSSIPGSPLQHGSTDLGTKREHEGEAPMRRTPEHGSPEPTLAPATPEDAEGVNGKEESVNLNDADEGFSSGASLSSQPVGTKPQSCTSQKGSFRKTASGRSAKDKETSSAAKSSESPRDSVARKQYMHQSTDLGADIIEMTPTKKHLSLPAGQVVPKANSLSLIRTASASSSKSFDYVNSSQAGSGVGAGTEGVTNLAAGNTNRFSTISLQEDRLGQAGEGKDLLPPGAPLTKQSRSPSFNMQLISQV, from the exons CTCCTGGAGCCTGTTTGCCACCAGCTCTTTGAACTTTACCGTAGTTCTGAAGTTCGGCTCAAGAGGTTCACGCTGCAGTTCTTGCCGGAGCTGATCTGGGTGTATCTGCGGCTGACGGccagcagggacaggcagagcaATGGCTGCATCGAGGCGCTGCTGCTCGGCATTTACAACCTG GAAATTGCTGACAAAGATGGAAACAACAAAGTTTTATCTTTTACCATCCCTTCATTATCTAAACCCTCAATATATCATGAG CCCTCCACGATCGGATCCATGGCGTTAACCGAAGGAGCTCTGTGTCAGCACGATCTCATCAGGGTGGTTTACAGCGATTTGCACCCGCAGAGAGAAACCTTCACAGCACAGAACCG GTTTGAGGTGCTGAGCTTTCTCATGTTGTGCTACAATTCCGCTATTGTCTACATGCCTGCCTCTTCTTACCAGGCGCTGTGCAGGATGGGTTCCAG GCTGTGTGTGAGTGGGTTTCCGCGGCAGCACGAGAAGCGCTGGAAAGAGCCCTGTGGGAGGGTGGTGTTAGACCCGGACTTCATGGTGCAGCTGCTCACAGGTGTCTACTACGCCAT CTACAATGGTCAGTGGGACCTTGGTCAGGAGGTGCTGGAGGACATCATTTACAGGGCACAGCTGGAGCTCTACTCACAGCCTCTGCTG GTTGCAAATGCCATGAAGAACTCACTGCCCTATGATGCTCCCGATGTATCGCAAGAAGGCCAGAAGGTCCTGAGGGTGGAAGTTACCCCGACGGTGCCGAGGATTTCTCGGACCGCTATCACCACCGCTTCCATCCGCCGCCACCGCTGGAGGAGAGAAG ATGGCTTTGACTTCTCAAACGAGGCTGACTCAAGCATCCCTGGCTCGCCGCTCCAACACGGCTCCACTGACCTAGGGACCAAACGGGAGCACGAGGGGGAGGCGCCGATGCGCAGGACCCCTGAGCACGGCTCCCCGGAGCCCACCCTGGCGCCAGCCACACCAGAGG aTGCCGAAGGTGTAAATGGAAAAGAGGAATCTGTGAACCTTAATGATGCTGATGAAGGCTTTTCATCAGGAGCTTCCCTCAGCAGCCAACCAGTTGGGACCAAACCTCAATCATGCACATCCCAGAAGGGCAGCTTCAGGAAAACAGCAAGCGGGCGTTCTGCTAAGGACAAAGAAACCTCTTCTGCAGCAAAATCCAGTGAGAGCCCTCGAGATTCAGTAGCTCGGAAGCAGTACATGCACCAATCCACCGACCTCGGGGCAGATATAATCGAGATGACACCTACGAAGAAACACCTCAGCCTGCCTGCTGGGCAGGTGGTGCCCAAAGCCAACAGTTTGAGCCTGATCAGGACCGCCAGTGCTTCCTCCAGTAAATCCTTTGACTATGTGAACAGCAGTCAAGCGGGCTCCGGTGTTGGAGCTGGTACAGAGGGTGTTACCAATCTGGCAGCTGGCAACACCAATCGTTTCTCGACCATCAGCCTACAGGAGGACCGACTAGGCCAAGCTGGGGAAGGTAAAGATCTCCTtcccccaggagctcccctgACCAAGCAGTCTCGATCTCCAAGTTTCAATATGCAGCTGATATCCCAGGTGTAA
- the HYCC2 gene encoding hyccin 2 isoform X2 gives MLGSERGVVEEWLSEFKALPETQISSYAATLHRKKTLVPALYKVIQDPNNELLEPVCHQLFELYRSSEVRLKRFTLQFLPELIWVYLRLTASRDRQSNGCIEALLLGIYNLEIADKDGNNKVLSFTIPSLSKPSIYHEPSTIGSMALTEGALCQHDLIRVVYSDLHPQRETFTAQNRFEVLSFLMLCYNSAIVYMPASSYQALCRMGSRLCVSGFPRQHEKRWKEPCGRVVLDPDFMVQLLTGVYYAIYNGQWDLGQEVLEDIIYRAQLELYSQPLLVANAMKNSLPYDAPDVSQEGQKVLRVEVTPTVPRISRTAITTASIRRHRWRREDAEGVNGKEESVNLNDADEGFSSGASLSSQPVGTKPQSCTSQKGSFRKTASGRSAKDKETSSAAKSSESPRDSVARKQYMHQSTDLGADIIEMTPTKKHLSLPAGQVVPKANSLSLIRTASASSSKSFDYVNSSQAGSGVGAGTEGVTNLAAGNTNRFSTISLQEDRLGQAGEGKDLLPPGAPLTKQSRSPSFNMQLISQV, from the exons CTCCTGGAGCCTGTTTGCCACCAGCTCTTTGAACTTTACCGTAGTTCTGAAGTTCGGCTCAAGAGGTTCACGCTGCAGTTCTTGCCGGAGCTGATCTGGGTGTATCTGCGGCTGACGGccagcagggacaggcagagcaATGGCTGCATCGAGGCGCTGCTGCTCGGCATTTACAACCTG GAAATTGCTGACAAAGATGGAAACAACAAAGTTTTATCTTTTACCATCCCTTCATTATCTAAACCCTCAATATATCATGAG CCCTCCACGATCGGATCCATGGCGTTAACCGAAGGAGCTCTGTGTCAGCACGATCTCATCAGGGTGGTTTACAGCGATTTGCACCCGCAGAGAGAAACCTTCACAGCACAGAACCG GTTTGAGGTGCTGAGCTTTCTCATGTTGTGCTACAATTCCGCTATTGTCTACATGCCTGCCTCTTCTTACCAGGCGCTGTGCAGGATGGGTTCCAG GCTGTGTGTGAGTGGGTTTCCGCGGCAGCACGAGAAGCGCTGGAAAGAGCCCTGTGGGAGGGTGGTGTTAGACCCGGACTTCATGGTGCAGCTGCTCACAGGTGTCTACTACGCCAT CTACAATGGTCAGTGGGACCTTGGTCAGGAGGTGCTGGAGGACATCATTTACAGGGCACAGCTGGAGCTCTACTCACAGCCTCTGCTG GTTGCAAATGCCATGAAGAACTCACTGCCCTATGATGCTCCCGATGTATCGCAAGAAGGCCAGAAGGTCCTGAGGGTGGAAGTTACCCCGACGGTGCCGAGGATTTCTCGGACCGCTATCACCACCGCTTCCATCCGCCGCCACCGCTGGAGGAGAGAAG aTGCCGAAGGTGTAAATGGAAAAGAGGAATCTGTGAACCTTAATGATGCTGATGAAGGCTTTTCATCAGGAGCTTCCCTCAGCAGCCAACCAGTTGGGACCAAACCTCAATCATGCACATCCCAGAAGGGCAGCTTCAGGAAAACAGCAAGCGGGCGTTCTGCTAAGGACAAAGAAACCTCTTCTGCAGCAAAATCCAGTGAGAGCCCTCGAGATTCAGTAGCTCGGAAGCAGTACATGCACCAATCCACCGACCTCGGGGCAGATATAATCGAGATGACACCTACGAAGAAACACCTCAGCCTGCCTGCTGGGCAGGTGGTGCCCAAAGCCAACAGTTTGAGCCTGATCAGGACCGCCAGTGCTTCCTCCAGTAAATCCTTTGACTATGTGAACAGCAGTCAAGCGGGCTCCGGTGTTGGAGCTGGTACAGAGGGTGTTACCAATCTGGCAGCTGGCAACACCAATCGTTTCTCGACCATCAGCCTACAGGAGGACCGACTAGGCCAAGCTGGGGAAGGTAAAGATCTCCTtcccccaggagctcccctgACCAAGCAGTCTCGATCTCCAAGTTTCAATATGCAGCTGATATCCCAGGTGTAA
- the ORC2 gene encoding origin recognition complex subunit 2 isoform X1, translating into MSQAGRRERAALEVKFVPDEEVLKHIAEDSGIKVRKDKTQLTVTLKTFVKKLEDISDDGAQEILEEKNYVAALGICAQGSMGNGSSVSGGEVYSFQTPKRSSKMVELASELAQTPGQIVAAGHSECPEKTAKTPQSSKRPGSNKAQQRSKKKEFVSTTPYRLRKRLAAPDPDLESESEYSASCSEEDEDDQKEGSAGLSGQKTSAKTKAASVSPPRNTLAKKVKEDKMSNLVEEYFEAHSSSKVLTSDRTLQKLQKRRLNQQTLHDLLKKAPLAYAAEIKELNQQHESLFSKWMLHLHWGFNIVLYGLGSKRDLLEKFRTSVLQDSIHLVVNGYFPSITVRSILNSITEEVLDHTGTFHSPLDHLEFIIKRFKEDSSLELYVLIHNLDSQMLRGERSQQILAQLSSLPNIYLIASIDHINAPLMWDQAKLSLYNWLWYETTTFSPYAEETSYENSLLVQQSGSLALSSLTHVLRSLTLNARGIFRLLARYQLEHKDNPSYPGLSFQDFYQQCREAFLVNSDLTLRAQLTEFRDHKLIRTKRGGDGVEYLFIPVDDSTLTDFLEKEDEDV; encoded by the exons ATGAGCCAGGCGGGGCGGAGGGAGCGCGCCGCGCTGGAGGTGAAGTTCGTGCCCGACGAGGAGGTCCTGAAGCACATCGCTGAGGACTCAG GTATTAAAGTACGGAAAGATAAGACTCAGCTGACAGTCACTTTGAAGACATTTGTGAAGAAGCTTGAGGATATTTCCGACGATGGAGCTCAGGAAATCCTGGAAGAGAAGAACTATGTTGCTGCACTTGGAATATGTGCCCAAG GTTCAATGGGAAATGGGTCAAGTGTAAGTGGTGGTGAAGTTTATTCATTCCAGACTCCCAAACGCTCCAGCAAAATGGTAGAACTGG CCTCTGAATTAGCGCAGACACCAGGACAGATTGTTGCAGCTGGTCACTCCGAGTGCCCTGAGAAGACAGCCAAAACCCCGCAAAGCAGCA AACGTCCAGGTTCAAACAAAGCGCAGCAGAGG AGTAAAAAGAAAGAATTTGTGTCTACCACCCCTTACAGACTCCGGAAGAGGCTAGCAG CTCCAGATCCTGATTTAGAAAGCGAGAGTGAATATTCTGCTTCCTGCTCAGAGGAGGATGAAGACGACCAGAAAGAAGGCAGCGCTGGTTTATCAGGTCAAAAGACCTCAGCAAAAACTAAGGCTGCGTCTGTGTCTCCTCCCAGAAACACCCTAGCCAAGAAAGTTAAGGAGGACAAGATG AGCAACCTGGTGGAGGAATACTTTGAAGCACACAGCAGTTCCAAAGTGCTCACTTCGGACCGAACGCTCCAGAAGTTGCAGAAAAGAAGACTGAACCAG CAAACACTGCATGACCTTTTGAAAAAAGCTCCCCTTGCCTATGCTGCTGAAATTAAAGAGCTAAACCAGCAACATGAATCCCTGTTTTCCAAGTGGATGCTGCATTTACA CTGGGGTTTCAACATTGTGCTTTATGGGCTGGGCTCAAAGCGTGATTTGTTGGAGAAGTTTCGTACCTCTGTGCTCCAGGATTCCATTCACCTTGTGGTCAATGGATACTTCCCTAGCATCACTGTGAGATCT attCTCAACTCCATCACAGAGGAGGTACTGGACCATACAGGGACCTTCCACAGCCCCCTTGACCATCTTGAATTCATCATTAAAAGGTTTAAAGAAG ATTCATCTTTAGAACTCTATGTCCTCATTCATAACCTGGACAGCCAGATGTTGAGAGGAGAAAGAAGTCAGCAGATCCTCGCACAGTTATCCTCTCTGCCTAACATTTACCTCATTGCCTCTATCGACCACATCAATGCTCCTCTCA TGTGGGATCAGGCAAAGCTAAGCCTCTACAACTGGCTTTGGTATGAAACAACCACATTTAGTCCTTACGCGGAAGAAACATCTTACGAGAACTCGCTCTTAGTACAACAATCTGGATCTTTGGCTTTGAGCTCCCTGACGCACGTCCTGCGCAGTCTCACTCTCAACGCCAG GGGAATATTCAGACTGCTTGCTCGTTACCAGCTGGAGCACAAGGACAACCCATCTTATCCAG ggctgtCTTTCCAAGACTTCTACCAGCAGTGTCGGGAGGCTTTCCTTGTCAACAGCGACCTGACGCTCCGGGCACAGCTGACAGAATTCAGGGACCACAAGCTCATCCGGACCAAGCGG GGAGGTGATGGTGTGGAATACTTATTCATTCCTGTAGATGACAGTACCTTGACCGACTTCTTAGAGAAAGAGGATGAAGATGTGTGA
- the ORC2 gene encoding origin recognition complex subunit 2 isoform X2 produces the protein MSQAGRRERAALEVKFVPDEEVLKHIAEDSGSMGNGSSVSGGEVYSFQTPKRSSKMVELASELAQTPGQIVAAGHSECPEKTAKTPQSSKRPGSNKAQQRSKKKEFVSTTPYRLRKRLAAPDPDLESESEYSASCSEEDEDDQKEGSAGLSGQKTSAKTKAASVSPPRNTLAKKVKEDKMSNLVEEYFEAHSSSKVLTSDRTLQKLQKRRLNQQTLHDLLKKAPLAYAAEIKELNQQHESLFSKWMLHLHWGFNIVLYGLGSKRDLLEKFRTSVLQDSIHLVVNGYFPSITVRSILNSITEEVLDHTGTFHSPLDHLEFIIKRFKEDSSLELYVLIHNLDSQMLRGERSQQILAQLSSLPNIYLIASIDHINAPLMWDQAKLSLYNWLWYETTTFSPYAEETSYENSLLVQQSGSLALSSLTHVLRSLTLNARGIFRLLARYQLEHKDNPSYPGLSFQDFYQQCREAFLVNSDLTLRAQLTEFRDHKLIRTKRGGDGVEYLFIPVDDSTLTDFLEKEDEDV, from the exons ATGAGCCAGGCGGGGCGGAGGGAGCGCGCCGCGCTGGAGGTGAAGTTCGTGCCCGACGAGGAGGTCCTGAAGCACATCGCTGAGGACTCAG GTTCAATGGGAAATGGGTCAAGTGTAAGTGGTGGTGAAGTTTATTCATTCCAGACTCCCAAACGCTCCAGCAAAATGGTAGAACTGG CCTCTGAATTAGCGCAGACACCAGGACAGATTGTTGCAGCTGGTCACTCCGAGTGCCCTGAGAAGACAGCCAAAACCCCGCAAAGCAGCA AACGTCCAGGTTCAAACAAAGCGCAGCAGAGG AGTAAAAAGAAAGAATTTGTGTCTACCACCCCTTACAGACTCCGGAAGAGGCTAGCAG CTCCAGATCCTGATTTAGAAAGCGAGAGTGAATATTCTGCTTCCTGCTCAGAGGAGGATGAAGACGACCAGAAAGAAGGCAGCGCTGGTTTATCAGGTCAAAAGACCTCAGCAAAAACTAAGGCTGCGTCTGTGTCTCCTCCCAGAAACACCCTAGCCAAGAAAGTTAAGGAGGACAAGATG AGCAACCTGGTGGAGGAATACTTTGAAGCACACAGCAGTTCCAAAGTGCTCACTTCGGACCGAACGCTCCAGAAGTTGCAGAAAAGAAGACTGAACCAG CAAACACTGCATGACCTTTTGAAAAAAGCTCCCCTTGCCTATGCTGCTGAAATTAAAGAGCTAAACCAGCAACATGAATCCCTGTTTTCCAAGTGGATGCTGCATTTACA CTGGGGTTTCAACATTGTGCTTTATGGGCTGGGCTCAAAGCGTGATTTGTTGGAGAAGTTTCGTACCTCTGTGCTCCAGGATTCCATTCACCTTGTGGTCAATGGATACTTCCCTAGCATCACTGTGAGATCT attCTCAACTCCATCACAGAGGAGGTACTGGACCATACAGGGACCTTCCACAGCCCCCTTGACCATCTTGAATTCATCATTAAAAGGTTTAAAGAAG ATTCATCTTTAGAACTCTATGTCCTCATTCATAACCTGGACAGCCAGATGTTGAGAGGAGAAAGAAGTCAGCAGATCCTCGCACAGTTATCCTCTCTGCCTAACATTTACCTCATTGCCTCTATCGACCACATCAATGCTCCTCTCA TGTGGGATCAGGCAAAGCTAAGCCTCTACAACTGGCTTTGGTATGAAACAACCACATTTAGTCCTTACGCGGAAGAAACATCTTACGAGAACTCGCTCTTAGTACAACAATCTGGATCTTTGGCTTTGAGCTCCCTGACGCACGTCCTGCGCAGTCTCACTCTCAACGCCAG GGGAATATTCAGACTGCTTGCTCGTTACCAGCTGGAGCACAAGGACAACCCATCTTATCCAG ggctgtCTTTCCAAGACTTCTACCAGCAGTGTCGGGAGGCTTTCCTTGTCAACAGCGACCTGACGCTCCGGGCACAGCTGACAGAATTCAGGGACCACAAGCTCATCCGGACCAAGCGG GGAGGTGATGGTGTGGAATACTTATTCATTCCTGTAGATGACAGTACCTTGACCGACTTCTTAGAGAAAGAGGATGAAGATGTGTGA